In Pseudobythopirellula maris, a single window of DNA contains:
- a CDS encoding aldo/keto reductase, with product MQYRRFGKTELKMPVFSCGGMRYQQSWTDMPLDEVEAANQANLEATIRRALELGVTHIETARGYGSSERQLGVLLPTLPRDELIVQTKIEPHADALVFRDQFEESLDRLGLEHVDLLGLHGVNNHEVYWHTIKPDGCLAMARRLQAEGKVRHVGFSTHASPDLVLDAVRTEAHGGFDYVNLHWYYIYQRNWPAVAAAAERDLGVFIISPADKGGRLYKPSERLVELCDPLHPLVMNCLFCLARPEVHTLSIGASCPSDFDLQMTALPMLDRAAELTGPIVERLDAAMRDAVGADVAERYLEGLPDWERTPGMMNLATILWLRGLALAYGMTEYGQMRYNLLGNGGHWFEGLNPSNCGDWDSEKLAKAVKDSPFADRIEGWILETNDLLGGAEVKRLSQS from the coding sequence ATGCAATACCGACGCTTCGGCAAGACCGAACTGAAGATGCCCGTGTTCAGCTGCGGCGGCATGCGCTATCAGCAGTCGTGGACCGACATGCCGCTCGACGAGGTCGAGGCCGCCAACCAGGCGAACCTCGAGGCGACGATCCGCCGCGCGCTGGAGCTGGGCGTCACGCACATCGAAACGGCCCGTGGCTACGGGTCGAGCGAGCGGCAGCTCGGCGTCTTGCTGCCGACCTTGCCGCGCGACGAGCTGATCGTGCAGACGAAGATCGAGCCGCACGCCGACGCCCTCGTGTTCCGCGACCAGTTCGAGGAGTCGCTCGACCGGCTCGGGCTGGAGCACGTCGACCTGTTGGGGCTGCACGGCGTCAACAACCACGAGGTCTACTGGCACACGATCAAGCCGGATGGCTGCCTCGCGATGGCCCGCCGGTTGCAAGCCGAGGGCAAGGTGCGGCACGTCGGGTTCTCGACCCACGCGTCGCCCGACCTGGTGCTCGACGCGGTGCGCACCGAGGCCCACGGCGGCTTCGACTACGTCAATCTGCATTGGTACTACATCTACCAGCGCAACTGGCCCGCCGTGGCGGCCGCCGCCGAGCGCGACCTGGGCGTCTTTATCATCAGCCCCGCCGACAAAGGGGGCAGGCTCTACAAGCCGAGCGAGCGGCTGGTCGAGCTGTGCGACCCGCTCCACCCGCTCGTGATGAATTGCTTGTTCTGCTTGGCGCGCCCCGAGGTGCACACGCTGAGCATCGGCGCCTCGTGCCCCAGCGACTTCGACTTGCAGATGACCGCGCTGCCGATGCTCGACCGCGCCGCGGAGCTGACCGGGCCAATCGTCGAGCGACTCGACGCCGCGATGCGCGACGCGGTCGGCGCCGACGTGGCCGAGCGGTACCTGGAGGGACTGCCCGACTGGGAGCGGACCCCCGGCATGATGAACCTGGCGACGATCCTCTGGCTGCGCGGATTGGCCCTGGCCTACGGCATGACCGAATACGGCCAGATGCGCTACAACCTGCTGGGGAACGGCGGGCACTGGTTCGAGGGCCTCAACCCGTCGAACTGCGGCGATTGGGACAGCGAGAAGCTTGCCAAGGCGGTCAAAGATTCGCCGTTCGCCGACCGGATCGAGGGCTGGATCCTAGAAACGAACGACCTGCTGGGCGGCGCCGAGGTGAAAAGGCTCAGCCAAAGTTGA
- a CDS encoding serine/threonine protein kinase has translation MSTSKLRFLPTKTNFTLGKQIGSGTVGVVYRATSPELEEPVAIKLLLPSVSGDPKIVDRFEREIMIMERLNHPHIVRNYGGGVLDGQYFYAMQLLEHGSLKGRMAKGRIPWPQAAAYGVQIASALQHAHNHGIVHRDLKPSNLFFNQDGGLVLGDFGIARDSFATSDITQQGMTVGTYLYMSPEQITADARIDGKADLYSLGCVMYEMIAGQPPYQGSNFAQVWDQHLHKQPKSLRDRGVDCPAWLDDLVLHLLAKEPEARPFSARAVEGLMLQHLIDEFGEEGARALTKLDPNLSAGDDSEERQVRTWPLVVAAIIIAVLIAIGTQL, from the coding sequence ATGTCGACCAGCAAACTCCGTTTCCTGCCGACCAAGACCAACTTCACGTTGGGCAAGCAGATCGGCTCGGGCACGGTCGGCGTGGTCTACCGGGCCACCAGTCCGGAACTCGAAGAACCGGTCGCCATCAAGCTCTTGCTGCCGAGCGTGTCGGGCGATCCCAAGATCGTCGACCGCTTCGAGCGCGAGATCATGATCATGGAGCGCCTGAACCACCCGCACATCGTGCGGAACTACGGCGGCGGCGTTCTCGATGGGCAGTATTTCTACGCCATGCAGCTGCTCGAGCACGGGTCGCTCAAAGGCCGCATGGCGAAGGGCCGGATCCCTTGGCCTCAGGCGGCGGCCTACGGCGTGCAGATCGCCTCGGCGTTGCAGCACGCCCACAACCACGGCATCGTCCACCGCGACCTGAAGCCGAGCAACTTGTTCTTCAACCAAGACGGTGGGCTGGTGCTGGGCGATTTCGGCATCGCGCGCGACTCGTTCGCCACGAGCGACATCACCCAGCAGGGGATGACCGTGGGGACGTACCTCTACATGTCTCCCGAGCAGATCACGGCCGACGCGCGGATCGACGGCAAGGCCGATCTCTACTCGCTCGGTTGCGTGATGTACGAGATGATCGCCGGCCAGCCGCCGTACCAAGGCTCGAACTTCGCCCAGGTGTGGGACCAGCACCTGCACAAGCAGCCCAAGAGCCTCCGGGATCGCGGCGTCGACTGCCCGGCGTGGCTCGACGACTTGGTCCTGCACCTGCTGGCCAAGGAGCCAGAAGCCCGGCCGTTCAGCGCGCGGGCCGTCGAGGGGCTAATGTTGCAGCACCTGATCGACGAGTTCGGCGAGGAGGGCGCCCGGGCGCTGACGAAGCTCGACCCGAACCTGTCCGCGGGCGACGATTCCGAAGAACGCCAGGTGCGCACCTGGCCGCTCGTTGTGGCGGCGATCATCATCGCCGTGCTGATCGCCATCGGCACGCAGCTCTGA
- a CDS encoding GDSL-type esterase/lipase family protein yields the protein MQRISTSFLQALPAPSPFFLLAALLSAALTLGEASQAAAEGRWAKAMAGFAAQDASDPYPQGGVVFVGSSSVRLWDLAAGFPDVAPTPLNRGFGGSTIPDAIEHFDLLIKKHQPRCVVFYSGDNDIAAGHKAERVAADFETFAAKLRKELPECRLIVMPPKPSPSRWKRVEVYREASAAIEAHCQSTPNCEFVDVWPAMTDDDGLPLPEIFRNDKLHMNEQGYALWNELLGPHIAPRE from the coding sequence ATGCAGCGGATTTCGACGTCATTCCTTCAGGCGCTGCCGGCGCCCAGCCCTTTTTTCTTGCTGGCGGCGCTGCTCTCGGCCGCTTTGACGCTGGGAGAAGCCTCCCAGGCCGCGGCCGAGGGACGCTGGGCCAAGGCAATGGCCGGCTTCGCCGCGCAGGACGCCAGCGACCCGTATCCGCAGGGCGGCGTCGTGTTTGTGGGCAGCAGCAGCGTGCGACTGTGGGACCTGGCTGCGGGTTTCCCCGACGTCGCCCCGACGCCGCTCAATCGCGGCTTCGGCGGTTCGACCATCCCCGACGCGATCGAGCACTTCGACCTGCTGATCAAGAAGCACCAACCCCGGTGCGTCGTGTTTTATTCGGGCGACAACGATATCGCGGCCGGCCACAAGGCCGAGCGCGTGGCGGCGGACTTTGAAACCTTCGCCGCGAAGCTCCGCAAAGAGCTGCCCGAGTGCCGTTTGATCGTGATGCCGCCCAAGCCGAGCCCGAGTCGGTGGAAACGGGTGGAGGTCTACCGCGAGGCGAGCGCGGCGATCGAGGCGCACTGCCAGAGCACACCGAACTGCGAGTTCGTGGACGTCTGGCCCGCCATGACCGACGACGACGGCCTGCCGCTGCCGGAGATCTTCCGCAACGACAAACTGCACATGAACGAGCAGGGCTATGCGCTGTGGAACGAGCTACTCGGACCGCACATCGCGCCCCGCGAATAA
- the uvrA gene encoding excinuclease ABC subunit UvrA, whose protein sequence is MPASDILIRGAREHNLRDVDVTLPRNQLICLTGVSGSGKSSLAFDTLFAEGQRRYVESLSTFARQFLGQMPKPDVDLISGLSPSISISQKSSGNNPRSTVGTITEIYDFLRVIFARIGEGHCPSCGERITAQSREQIIGQILSLPKGSKFAVLAPVVRQQKGEHRDLLEDLQKQGYVRARVDGRMVRLDESQTLDRQVRHDIEAVVDRLTAGPSIRGRLGEAVDAALKLGDGALIVAPEEDDEADDTAEAPAESKPSAKKPAKKRRTGLQAGDIALSADFACNACGLSFEPPSPQLFSFNSPRGMCLTCDGIGEFYSFDPERLVEHPTKSFAQGCFALVDKWKDLGRWKRHIFQGVADTMERKLGLEEGTLLETPWQDLSEEHQNIWLWGTGEEHITYTWRAGKSSQKYGGEFEGVIPELLEKYRSTQSQMQIRQLEKFMRVIDCPDCEGQRINDRARGVKITTANPAFAGAPTKSLPELCELSISEAGDYFADLVLSKPQRTIAEEAIKEVRGRLGFLAGVGLEYLSLNRTAPTLSGGETQRIRLAGQVGCGLVGVLYILDEPSIGLHPRDNDRLIETLTRLRDLGNTVVVVEHDEDTMRAADLLIDFGPGPGVKGGEVVAVGTADEIAKKRKSVTGAYLGGKRKIEVPKTRRLQDPPSPAGEGSAGFPTLTVVGARQNNLKDVTVEIPLGAFVCVTGVSGSGKSSLVNSILREALLRDLMKGKGKPGDHDRIEGVDQLDKIIAIDQSPIGRTPRSNPGTYIKVFDDIRNLYAQLPESKRRGYKPGRFSFNVAGGRCEACEGNGANKLEMDFLADVWVTCQVCAGKRFNRETLQVEYKGVSIADALEMDICQALEHFEAIPSINHKLSTLHAVGLDYLKIGQPSPTLSGGEAQRIKLAKELVKKSTGKTLYLLDEPTTGLHFADIEMLLNVLHNFADAGNTVLVVEHNLDVIKTADWLIDIGPEGGAGGGQVVFSGTPEALVEHTRDNPALRSYTGEALGPVLDGTMADKPTAKAPKRAAPQATHIEVRGARQHNLRGVDAKFPRDEMTVLCGPSGSGKSSLAMDTIYAEGQRRYVESLSSYARQFVGQMQKPLLDHIEGLSPAVAIEQRSMGHSPRSTVGTVTEIYDYFRVLFARLGAPYCPECETPIGTQTSDQVVDKVMAEPEGTKLQLMAPVEPAPNDSYAELWTQLRKAGFRRVRVDGQTHDLEDPPRIDRRQRHEAAVVVDRIVVKPSYRGRIAEAVESALSIGHGVMLVSYPEDERAEPRWRTRRHSQHLACDGCGRSFESLTPHNFSFNSELGWCPSCEGLGTQTGANPASMLRDDELTLAQGAVLLWPHLSNDLSKAMLAALAEHTGLPTDTPYNRLSARHRRVLLYGTGDEWVTLDEAASNEALGVSKSKKGKAGSSTSAPLKFQFKGLYPALEEASRLSPKLRSHLEHLVDEIDCSECGSSRLRDDASAVRFRSQTIDQIVNLPLGELLPTVQGWKLDKREKKIAGEIVREISSRVTFLVDVGLEYLTLGRTAPSLSGGESQRIRLASQVGSGLVGVLYVLDEPTIGLHPRDNTRLIEALQKLRDLGNTLLVVEHDKEVVASADRLIDFGPGAGVNGGQIVADGTPEQVSKKRKSVTGPYLSGKKAIMVPSNRRITAPEGGRENDEFLMTSDSDLETVEDYASFVLRRSLAQTLRVEGARHNNLKNIDIDFPLGVLTAVTGVSGSGKSSLVNEILFNQLARTLHRAGAVAGKHDRIRGLSHINKVIRVDQTPLGNSPSSNPATYTGAFDLIRQLFAQLPEAKLRGYTARQFSFNVAGGRCDACEGAGQTCVEMHFLPDVWIECEVCQGQRYNPDTLSVRYREKTIADVLAMPCAEALKLFSNIPKIRRVLKTLCDVGLDYVTLGQSAPTLSGGEAQRVKLASELARPDTGRTLYLLDEPTTGLHFDDLAKLLGVLHRLVDMGNTVVVIEHNLDVIKQCDWVIDIGPEAGKHGGEVVVEGTPEMLVEEMQAAGAGRASKKGKKKSKDAAAGVSANGKPNPAAASHTALALAPILAEGPYEERPLYDPAADDPDQQGDLDLDEVGEGVKMPWEEDGRRWHCQDRVARDGSSCLWEGKLLDRVERKIQSLGDFAPTNWNNRSIVEITGQKKSDGWFFHALTGERALVKLKFRTAKKTFQRDQLVMDLALKSLNDLDDVEAYGSGPRVQCKNLRGPWQEVQIAALTMRELDKPAFWEFVEKAVEGFQRFATRVEQNPEDLMPWKVLGQKWHLARKGFAPGKKVVWSTELLEELLEMVAESSPKGEFLWNNKVLVHRMVPGRTEPWATLVTKRPENVELALNGPKGAFQLGQITELGVEQELNVDREDRDTVRLKFVEQDDLARGDLAGFVAEHLEACLAAGSSA, encoded by the coding sequence ATGCCCGCTTCCGATATTCTCATCCGCGGCGCCCGTGAGCACAACTTGCGGGATGTCGATGTTACGCTGCCGCGCAACCAGCTGATCTGTCTGACCGGCGTGTCGGGCTCGGGCAAGAGCTCGCTGGCGTTTGACACGCTGTTTGCCGAGGGTCAACGGCGTTATGTCGAGAGCCTGTCGACCTTTGCGCGCCAATTCCTGGGCCAGATGCCCAAGCCGGACGTCGATTTGATCTCGGGCCTGAGCCCGTCGATCTCGATCTCGCAGAAGTCCTCGGGCAACAACCCGCGGTCCACGGTGGGCACGATCACCGAGATCTACGACTTCCTGCGCGTGATCTTCGCCCGCATCGGCGAGGGCCACTGCCCGAGTTGCGGCGAGCGGATCACGGCCCAATCGCGCGAGCAGATCATCGGCCAGATCCTCTCGCTGCCCAAGGGGAGCAAGTTCGCCGTGCTGGCGCCCGTGGTGCGTCAGCAGAAGGGCGAGCACCGCGATCTCTTGGAGGACCTGCAGAAGCAGGGCTACGTCCGCGCCCGTGTCGACGGGCGGATGGTGCGGCTCGACGAGTCGCAGACGCTCGACCGGCAGGTGCGGCACGACATCGAGGCGGTGGTCGACCGACTGACGGCGGGCCCCTCGATCCGCGGCCGATTGGGCGAGGCGGTCGACGCCGCGCTGAAGCTTGGCGATGGCGCCCTGATCGTCGCCCCCGAGGAGGACGACGAGGCGGACGACACGGCCGAGGCGCCGGCGGAGTCGAAGCCGTCGGCCAAGAAACCGGCCAAGAAGCGCCGCACCGGCCTGCAGGCTGGCGACATCGCGCTGTCGGCCGACTTCGCCTGCAACGCCTGCGGGCTGAGCTTCGAGCCCCCCTCGCCGCAGCTCTTCAGCTTCAACAGCCCACGCGGCATGTGCCTCACCTGCGACGGCATCGGCGAGTTCTACTCGTTCGATCCCGAGCGGCTGGTCGAGCATCCCACGAAGTCGTTCGCCCAGGGCTGCTTTGCGCTGGTCGACAAATGGAAAGACCTCGGCCGCTGGAAGCGGCACATCTTCCAGGGCGTGGCCGACACGATGGAGCGCAAGCTCGGGCTCGAAGAGGGGACATTGCTCGAGACGCCGTGGCAAGACCTCTCCGAAGAGCACCAGAACATTTGGCTCTGGGGCACGGGCGAGGAGCACATCACGTACACGTGGCGCGCCGGCAAGTCGTCGCAAAAGTACGGCGGTGAGTTCGAGGGCGTGATCCCCGAGTTGCTGGAGAAGTACCGCTCTACGCAGAGCCAGATGCAGATCCGCCAGCTCGAGAAGTTCATGCGGGTGATCGACTGCCCCGACTGCGAGGGGCAGCGGATCAACGATCGTGCGCGGGGCGTGAAGATCACGACCGCCAACCCGGCGTTCGCCGGCGCCCCGACCAAGAGCCTGCCCGAGCTGTGCGAGCTGTCGATCTCCGAGGCGGGAGACTATTTCGCCGACCTCGTGCTCAGCAAGCCGCAACGCACGATCGCCGAAGAGGCGATCAAGGAGGTGCGCGGGCGGCTCGGGTTCCTCGCCGGCGTGGGCCTGGAGTACCTGTCGCTCAACCGCACGGCGCCGACGCTCTCGGGCGGCGAGACGCAGCGCATACGCTTGGCGGGGCAGGTCGGCTGCGGACTGGTCGGCGTGCTCTACATCTTGGACGAGCCGTCGATCGGCCTCCACCCGCGCGACAACGACCGGCTGATCGAAACGCTCACCCGCCTGCGCGACCTGGGCAACACCGTGGTCGTGGTCGAGCACGACGAAGACACGATGCGCGCGGCCGACCTGCTCATCGACTTCGGCCCCGGCCCCGGCGTGAAGGGGGGCGAGGTCGTGGCGGTCGGCACGGCGGACGAGATCGCGAAGAAACGCAAGAGCGTCACCGGCGCGTACCTCGGCGGCAAGCGGAAGATCGAGGTGCCGAAGACGCGGCGGCTGCAAGATCCCCCTTCCCCGGCAGGGGAGGGGAGTGCGGGCTTCCCGACTCTCACCGTCGTGGGCGCCCGCCAGAACAACCTCAAAGACGTCACGGTCGAGATCCCGCTCGGCGCCTTCGTCTGTGTGACCGGCGTTTCGGGCTCGGGCAAGAGCTCGCTCGTGAACAGCATCTTGCGCGAGGCGTTGCTCCGCGACCTGATGAAGGGCAAGGGCAAGCCGGGCGACCACGACCGCATCGAGGGGGTCGACCAGCTCGACAAGATCATCGCGATCGACCAGTCGCCGATCGGCCGCACGCCGCGCTCCAACCCGGGCACCTACATCAAGGTGTTCGACGACATACGCAACCTCTACGCCCAGCTGCCCGAGTCGAAGCGGCGCGGCTACAAGCCGGGGCGGTTCAGCTTCAACGTGGCCGGCGGACGCTGTGAGGCGTGCGAGGGCAACGGCGCCAACAAGCTCGAGATGGACTTCTTGGCCGACGTGTGGGTCACCTGCCAGGTGTGCGCGGGCAAGCGGTTCAACCGCGAGACCCTGCAAGTCGAGTACAAGGGCGTGAGCATCGCCGACGCCCTGGAGATGGACATCTGCCAGGCGCTCGAGCACTTCGAGGCGATCCCGTCGATCAACCACAAGCTCTCGACGCTGCACGCGGTGGGCCTCGACTACCTGAAGATCGGCCAGCCTTCGCCCACGCTCTCGGGCGGCGAGGCGCAGCGGATCAAGCTCGCCAAAGAGCTGGTCAAGAAGTCGACGGGCAAGACGCTCTACCTCTTGGACGAGCCGACGACCGGGCTGCACTTCGCCGACATCGAGATGCTGCTCAACGTGCTGCACAACTTCGCCGACGCCGGCAACACGGTGCTGGTGGTGGAGCACAACCTCGACGTGATCAAGACCGCCGACTGGCTCATCGACATCGGCCCCGAGGGGGGCGCCGGCGGCGGGCAGGTGGTCTTCTCGGGCACGCCCGAGGCGCTCGTCGAGCACACCCGTGACAATCCCGCGTTGCGTTCCTACACGGGCGAGGCGCTCGGCCCGGTGCTCGACGGCACGATGGCCGACAAGCCGACGGCCAAGGCGCCCAAGCGGGCGGCGCCGCAGGCGACCCACATCGAGGTGCGCGGCGCGCGGCAGCACAACCTGCGCGGCGTCGACGCCAAGTTCCCCCGTGACGAGATGACCGTGCTCTGCGGCCCGAGCGGCTCGGGCAAGTCGTCGCTCGCGATGGACACGATCTACGCCGAGGGGCAACGCCGCTACGTCGAGAGCCTCAGCTCCTACGCCCGGCAGTTCGTCGGCCAGATGCAGAAGCCGCTGCTCGACCACATCGAGGGCCTGTCGCCCGCCGTGGCGATCGAGCAGCGCAGCATGGGCCACTCGCCACGCTCCACCGTGGGCACGGTCACCGAGATCTACGACTACTTCCGGGTGCTCTTCGCCCGCCTCGGCGCGCCGTACTGCCCCGAGTGCGAGACGCCCATCGGCACGCAGACCTCCGACCAGGTGGTCGACAAGGTGATGGCCGAGCCCGAGGGGACCAAGCTGCAGCTGATGGCCCCGGTCGAGCCGGCGCCGAACGACTCGTACGCCGAGCTCTGGACCCAGCTCCGCAAGGCGGGCTTCCGGCGCGTGCGGGTTGACGGCCAGACGCACGACCTGGAGGACCCGCCGCGCATCGACCGCCGCCAGCGGCACGAGGCGGCCGTGGTGGTCGACCGCATCGTGGTCAAGCCTTCTTACCGCGGGCGGATCGCCGAGGCGGTCGAGTCGGCCCTGTCGATCGGTCACGGCGTGATGCTCGTTTCGTACCCCGAGGACGAGCGCGCCGAGCCGCGTTGGCGCACCCGCCGCCACAGCCAGCACCTGGCGTGCGACGGTTGCGGCCGAAGTTTCGAGTCGCTCACGCCGCACAACTTCTCGTTCAATAGCGAACTGGGATGGTGCCCCTCGTGCGAGGGCCTCGGCACACAGACCGGCGCCAACCCGGCGTCGATGCTGCGTGACGACGAGCTCACCCTCGCCCAGGGCGCCGTGTTGCTCTGGCCGCACCTGTCGAACGATTTGTCCAAAGCGATGCTCGCCGCGCTCGCCGAGCACACCGGCTTGCCCACGGACACGCCCTACAACCGCCTCAGCGCCCGCCACCGCCGGGTGCTGCTCTACGGCACGGGCGACGAGTGGGTCACGCTCGATGAAGCTGCGAGTAACGAGGCGCTAGGCGTTAGTAAAAGCAAGAAAGGCAAAGCCGGTTCTTCAACTAGCGCCCCGCTCAAGTTCCAATTCAAGGGCCTCTACCCCGCCCTGGAAGAGGCCTCGCGTCTCTCGCCCAAGCTGCGCTCGCACCTCGAGCACCTCGTCGACGAAATCGACTGCAGCGAGTGCGGCAGCAGCCGGCTGCGCGACGACGCCTCGGCCGTGCGGTTCCGCAGCCAAACGATCGACCAGATCGTCAACCTGCCGCTCGGCGAACTCCTGCCGACAGTACAGGGGTGGAAGCTCGACAAGCGCGAGAAAAAGATCGCCGGCGAGATTGTGCGTGAGATCTCCAGCCGCGTCACGTTCTTGGTGGACGTCGGACTGGAGTACCTGACGCTCGGCCGCACGGCGCCGAGCCTGTCGGGCGGCGAGAGCCAGCGGATCCGCCTCGCCAGCCAGGTCGGCAGCGGGCTGGTCGGCGTGCTCTACGTGCTGGACGAGCCGACGATCGGCCTCCACCCGAGAGACAACACCCGGCTGATCGAGGCGCTGCAGAAGCTCCGCGACCTGGGCAACACGCTGCTGGTCGTGGAGCACGACAAAGAAGTCGTGGCGAGCGCCGACCGCTTGATCGACTTCGGCCCCGGCGCCGGCGTGAACGGCGGCCAGATCGTCGCCGACGGCACGCCCGAGCAGGTCTCGAAGAAACGCAAGAGCGTGACCGGCCCCTACTTGAGCGGCAAGAAGGCGATCATGGTGCCGTCGAACCGACGGATCACCGCGCCGGAGGGCGGCCGGGAGAACGACGAGTTCCTCATGACGAGCGACAGCGATCTGGAAACCGTCGAGGACTACGCGTCGTTCGTGCTCCGTCGTTCGTTGGCGCAGACCCTCCGCGTCGAGGGCGCCCGGCACAACAACCTCAAGAACATCGACATCGACTTCCCGCTCGGCGTCCTGACGGCCGTCACCGGCGTGTCGGGCTCGGGCAAGTCATCGCTCGTGAACGAGATCTTATTCAACCAACTCGCCCGCACACTGCACCGCGCGGGCGCCGTGGCGGGCAAGCACGACCGCATCCGCGGCCTGTCGCACATCAACAAGGTGATCCGCGTCGACCAGACGCCGCTGGGCAATTCGCCCTCGAGCAACCCGGCCACCTACACCGGGGCGTTCGACCTCATCCGCCAGCTGTTCGCCCAACTGCCCGAGGCGAAGCTGCGCGGCTACACGGCCCGCCAGTTCAGCTTCAACGTGGCCGGCGGCCGCTGCGACGCCTGCGAGGGCGCGGGCCAGACCTGCGTCGAGATGCACTTCCTGCCCGACGTGTGGATCGAGTGCGAGGTCTGCCAGGGCCAGCGCTACAACCCCGACACGCTTTCGGTCCGCTACCGCGAGAAGACGATCGCCGACGTGCTGGCGATGCCGTGCGCCGAGGCCCTCAAGCTGTTCTCGAACATCCCCAAGATCCGCCGCGTGCTCAAGACGCTGTGCGACGTGGGACTCGACTACGTCACGCTCGGCCAGAGCGCGCCGACACTCTCGGGCGGCGAGGCGCAGCGCGTGAAGCTCGCCTCCGAACTCGCCCGGCCCGACACGGGCCGCACGCTCTACCTCTTGGACGAGCCGACCACCGGCCTGCACTTCGACGACCTGGCCAAGCTGCTCGGCGTGCTGCACCGGCTGGTGGACATGGGCAACACGGTGGTGGTGATCGAGCACAACCTCGACGTCATCAAGCAGTGCGACTGGGTGATTGACATCGGTCCGGAGGCGGGCAAGCACGGCGGCGAGGTCGTCGTCGAGGGGACGCCCGAGATGCTGGTCGAGGAAATGCAGGCCGCGGGCGCCGGCAGGGCGAGCAAGAAGGGCAAGAAAAAATCGAAGGACGCGGCCGCCGGAGTCTCCGCGAACGGCAAGCCGAATCCCGCAGCCGCCTCGCACACCGCCCTGGCCCTCGCCCCGATCCTCGCCGAAGGCCCCTATGAGGAGCGGCCGCTCTACGACCCCGCGGCCGACGACCCCGATCAGCAGGGCGATCTCGACCTCGACGAGGTCGGCGAAGGGGTCAAAATGCCCTGGGAAGAGGATGGCCGCCGCTGGCATTGCCAAGATCGCGTTGCGCGGGACGGGTCTTCCTGCCTGTGGGAAGGGAAGCTGCTCGACCGCGTGGAGCGGAAAATCCAGTCGTTGGGTGATTTTGCCCCCACCAACTGGAACAACCGCTCGATCGTCGAGATCACCGGCCAGAAGAAATCGGACGGCTGGTTCTTCCACGCCCTCACCGGCGAGCGGGCGCTGGTGAAGCTCAAGTTCCGCACCGCCAAAAAGACCTTCCAACGCGATCAACTGGTGATGGACCTGGCGCTGAAATCGCTGAACGATCTGGACGACGTCGAGGCCTACGGCTCGGGCCCACGCGTGCAGTGCAAGAACCTCCGTGGCCCCTGGCAGGAGGTGCAGATCGCCGCGCTGACGATGCGGGAGCTCGACAAGCCCGCCTTCTGGGAATTCGTCGAGAAGGCGGTCGAGGGCTTCCAGCGGTTCGCCACCCGCGTGGAGCAGAACCCCGAAGACCTGATGCCGTGGAAAGTGCTCGGCCAGAAGTGGCACTTGGCCCGCAAGGGCTTTGCGCCCGGCAAGAAGGTCGTCTGGTCGACCGAGCTGCTGGAGGAGCTGCTCGAGATGGTCGCCGAGTCGTCGCCCAAGGGGGAGTTTCTCTGGAACAACAAGGTGCTGGTGCACCGCATGGTCCCCGGCCGCACCGAGCCGTGGGCCACGCTGGTGACCAAGCGTCCCGAGAACGTGGAGCTAGCGCTCAACGGTCCGAAGGGCGCCTTCCAACTGGGCCAGATCACCGAGCTCGGCGTGGAGCAAGAGCTCAACGTCGATCGCGAAGACCGCGACACCGTGCGGCTGAAGTTCGTCGAGCAAGACGACCTGGCGCGGGGTGATTTGGCCGGCTTTGTGGCGGAGCACCTTGAGGCGTGCTTGGCGGCGGGGTCGTCGGCGTGA